Sequence from the Nymphaea colorata isolate Beijing-Zhang1983 chromosome 9, ASM883128v2, whole genome shotgun sequence genome:
TGGCACTTTCGGACTAATAGGCATCATGTTACATCAATTTGAATTTGCTCGATCGATTCAATTGAGACCTTATAATGTGATTGCAATCTCTGGTCCTattgttgtttttgtttccATATTCCTAATTTATCCACTAGGTCAGTCTGGCTGGTTCTTTGCGCCCAGTTTTGGCGTAACAGCTATATTTcaattcatcattttcttccaaGGGTTTCATAATTGGACATTGAACCCATTTCATATGATAGGACTTGCCGGAGTATTGGGTGCTGCTTTGCTATGCGCTATTCATGGTGCTACCATAGAAAATACTTTATTCAAGGATGGTGATGGTGCGAATACATTCCATGCCTTTAACCCAACTCAAGCTGAAGAGACCTATTCTATGGTCGTTGCTAACCGGTTTTGGTCACAAATCTATGGGGTTGCTTTTTCCAATAAACATCGGTTACATTTCTTTATGTTATTTGTACAAGTCACCAGTTTATAGATGAGTGCTCTTAGGGTAGTCGGTTTGGCTTTGAACCTACGAGCCTAGGACTTCATTTCCCAAAAAATCCATGCAGCAAAAGATCCTAAATTTGAGACTTTCTACAccaaaaatatttcttttaaatgaAGGTATTCGTGCTTGGATGGTGGCTCAGGATCAGCCTCATGAAAACCTTATATTCCCTAAGGAGGTTCTGCCTCATGGAAACGCTCTTTAATGGAACTTTAGCTTTAGTTGGTGGTGACCAAAAAACCACCGGTTTTGCTTGGTGGGCGGGGAATGCCCGACTTATCAATCTATCTGGTAAATTACTCGGAGCTCACGTTGCCGGATTAATCGTATTCTAGGCTGGAGTAGTGAACCTATTTGAAGTGGCTCATTTCGTACCAGAGAAGCCTATGTGTGAACAAGGATTGATTTTACTTCCCCAGGCTACTCTAGGTTGGGGGGTAGGCCCTCGGGGGAAGTTGTAGACACCTTTTCATACTTTGTATATGGAGTTCTTCACTTAATCCCACAGTGCTTCTATCGTAGCTTGTTTCTTATATCTCGATTTTGTTGAccgatgatttttttatatgctGCAACCTTGCTTTGATCAAGTCCATCCCCTTTGTGCAATTAGCTGAATCTTGATTCATACGCTTCATATCTTCTTGCATACTTGTCAACATACTCAATAATCATATCATCCTCAGGCCTTTCTAATGGTTGAAAAAGGACGAAGAACCGTAGGCTCTAATACCAATTTGATGAAGAGATTAGAAATTTTGCTTCAATTGGATCAAAGCCTGACCAAgttggagaaaatgaaaaaaaatggaacataaataacaataaaaaatagagaaagaaaatgcaagGAAACAATTAGGATTTTGATTCAACAAATGACTGATCATGAACCCAAAACACACTTATTGGATCCTTAGATGTAGATCcaaaactaaaaataacaaagtcCAACTCAATCCATTaaatgaaaacacaaaaagagatCCAATGCAAGATAGCACTTTCATTTGCAAGATACTTCTGTTCAAGAATTGGTTTTAGTAGGTTTGTAAGACTTCTGCTCTTCTAAGAACTAGAGTAGAATATTTATAGGGCTTACTATTTCATAGCTGTCAGAACAGTTTTTCTTATGGTTTAGGCACTATTTCATATGAGTATTACCCTAGCTTTCCGTTATTTAGTTGAGTAAATTAGGCTGTTCTTTAGATTTTTGGTGAGTGTTAGAGTAGTTAGATTAGGTTTCTTCTATGCTCCAcatattttgttttctaatatCATTGCCAAGCTCATAGTTAGCAGTCGGTTTGCTTAGTTTTGCTTACTGTGTGTTCTAATAATCTCATCTGTCTAGAAATAATACTTTTTCCGATTCATAATTGATTTAACTGAATCGGCCGATTTAGAAACCCGCAACTGGACGGATTCCGACTCAATTTcctaattttaaaaacattcgttgaaacaaacaaataaataaatgatgTCCGACTCCAGTCCTCCTGTCGGGTTGGACGGTGAATAGACAACTCTGTGAATACTCTTGTGAATTGGAACCCAAGCGGCGGACGGGGACCGAAGGCAGAGTCGGCGGTGGTGCTGTCCTTTCCTCTCCTCCCGAGGGGGAAGTGAAAGAGAAGTCGATTGAGCGCAAAATTCGTtggaaaatttgaagaaatgaCTTATTGGATCTTTCTACTTGGATTCATATGGCTCGCCGTTACTTACAATGGAGTCGAGGCGGATTCCGCCGTGCAACTCCTAGGACTGTCTCCCCTAGGTAAGGCGATTCGCGAACTCTCATTTTCCTACTTGCTTCTCGGACATTCAACCACGTTCCTTTTTCTGATTCTTCAGATTTGTAATCTTTCTTTCTGAATGCTCTTATTGTGTGATCATCAGATGAGAAATACTTCAAATCAGAAGCGATTAAGTGCAAGGACGGATCGAAGAGTTTCGTTAGGGCTAGATTGAACGATGGATTCTGCGATTGCGCGGACGGAACGGACGAACCTGGTGagcaatctctttctctctctaacttctTTTTTGCGTTGTCTTACCGAATTCGAGGAAGCTTTCTTTTCTCATGAGCTTGCGATCGAAGTTTGATGCTTTCTTTTGCGTCTGGTAACTCTTGGTTTTATCAGTACGGTGAgggtccccccccccccccccccccacaacCATTTTTGAGCTCGGGAATGAAGCAGGGTCTGTCCATTGATGATGCGGAAAAAGCAGATTCACgcattatttgtttctattgtGTAGGAACGCCTGCATGTCCTGAGGGAAGATTCTTCTGCAGAAACTCCGGCCACACGCCCCTCACATTATTTTCTTCTCGTGTGAATGATGGCATTTGTGGTAAGGGTTTCTTTCCACTAAACTAAAatgatgtttctttttctgctaTTTGATTGAGGGTTTGATTCTGTACCATCAAATGCTTCTGAATTTGCTTCTTGTTGTTCAAGCAAATTCTTAGTGATTGATTGTTTGTTTTATGGGGGAGCATGTTGTGTGTTAACGATGGTATTGCCACAAGATTGCTTCTTGAATTGGGCCGAAGTTTGCTTGTGTTTCTTGAACAGTTGATTGTCGTTCTGTTTGTAGTAATCTTGATGCCATCTgaagttgatttttctttagAAGTTAGCTTATTTGAACCTGACCGTCTGATGAGTGAATAGTCAAACATCTACTTTAGCTGATAGATTACATCCTCATTACATGACTTAGATGTGCCCGGAGCCATAATGAACTATGAAGTTCTTGTTTgatattttcagtttctttttttgtactCATTGAGCAGATTGTTGTGATGGAAGTGATGAATATGATGGGAAGATCAAATGTCCAAATACATGTTGGGAGGCTGGCAAAGCAGctagagaaaaattaaagaagaagatttCTACATTTCAGGAGGGTTCTGCTATACGTAGGCAGGAAATTGAGCATGCCAAACAAGCAATTGAGAAAGAAGAGGCAGAGCTATCAAAGCTGAAAAAAGAGGAGAAACTGCTCAAAGATGTAGTTGACAAGCTCAAAGGTAACTTGGCAAGGTCTTATCGTTTTACCCAGCTTACTCTTTATTCTACTGTCACTCAATGATGGCAAATTcttatatataagagagagagagagagagagaagccctTGAACTTCAGCTTTGGATGCTATTATGCATTCTAGATTCTGCTCAAGTTTTAGACTAATTTGCACAAATAGCTTTAGTCTCAACTACTGCATAGGTTGTGTCTTGCTTTGAGAAGGTATATGCTTGCATGCCATTCATGGAACGTGTCTTACGTGTCTTAATAAGTTTTTCATGGAACGTGTCTTAATAAGTTTctcttatttgcaatttagcTTCATTGATATCCTGGATGTTCTCAAACTAATGCTAATATATCTAACCTACTGTTACTTATataaaatgttgtaaaaagcatattGTAAGCCATATCAGTCCAATAGATACTTTGTATCGTAaagtatcgtaacgtatcgtataTGTATCGTaaaattgtatttttcaatattgtaaaaagcgtatcgtaagccgtatcggtccgGCTACTAGAATACGCTTTATCGTAAAgtatcataacgtatcgtaaatttattttttaattaaaaaataaaaaaaattaaagaaaaatcagataaatgaagaaaaataaaatttatgttttttaaataaaaaaacatgttatacataatGGCAGGCTTATTATAGGtatgaagttacttcacaaacaCTAATAAGtggtcataatatcatatagTAACACAACATGATctaagacatcaagaaacataatttatatgATGACCTACATAATAACTCACAAGTAAGTTATAAGATACATAACGtatcaaaaaccaagttttacgtacactatacatcacatcacaagacaaaattgttcaatgtgaatgcaaataacaaatgaaaacaggttcattcataatctttatcatctcattctcattttcatcttttgtaGAAGATATAAACCCCTCTTTATGTATCCATGCATAAATCTGCTTtcaaattgatgatttcatggtgaaatTGATTATTCCTTCTGAAGATTGCCACAATCTCCCTCTCCTTCAACTATTAAATATGTTCAGAAATGAAGAGGGtgacaagttttaaaaattagtttgaaaaaggATGGTTTTAACCACATACTTCTCAAAATAGACATGTATCGTGCGATATGAGGTGTATCGCcctatatcgtacgatacaagtTGTGTATTGCATGATACATGCGATACACATACGTTACACCACCTGTTTGCAATACAGGTGATGTATcatattgtaaattttaaaagcgACGGTatatatcatacgatacggccCTAATGCGTACAACAGTGGTTTTTTTAAttcagaaaataagaaaaagtcagaaataaagaacaaaacagataagtaaaaaaatatggtttttttaatgaaaaaaaatgttatacataaTGATAGGCTTATTGTAGATACAAAattacttcacaaacattaataaCTCATAATATCATATAGTGACACAACATGATctaagacatcaagaaacataatttataagatCTACATAATAACTCACAAGTAAGTCACAAGATCCATAatcatcaaaaaacaagttttacatACATTATACGTCACATCCcaagacaaaattgttcaattttAGTGCagataacaaatgaaaataacttcattcataatctttatcatctccattctcattttcatcttttgtaAAAGATATAAACCCTCTTTATCTAATCAAGAATCAGTAATCCATGCATAAATCTGCTCTCAAATCGATGATTTGATGGTGAAACCGAttattccttttcaaaattgttaGAACCTTCCCCTCCTTCAACTGTTAGATATGTTTAGAAATGAAGGaggcaagttttaaaaattagtttgaaaagGGGGGCTTAACCCCACATTTTCCAAAATAGACATGTATTGTATCCTTAGTTGTTAAGATGTTGCCTAGGCGACGCTTAGTCATGGACTAGGTGACTTAGGGGGGGATTTGGTGTTGGCGCCTAGGCGGTCCTGGGCTGGACTAGACACTAGCACACGTAGTCCAtggaaggtgacttttcaccttcaaagagtttttttttgtgttttctgttcAACATGTTTGCTGTGTGTTTTCAAAGTGTTTACTGTGTGTATAATGTGTTTCAAAGTATTCAAAGTGTTTTTCTGTGTGTTCTACCAGTATTTATTTGTCTATGAGTTCTGAAGAAACATGAgcacaaagaaagagaatacgaggaacacgatgtaacgtggaaaaaccctcaacaagaggaaaaaaaccacagatgaggaggagctggttgcccactagccgccagactctctctctcttaagatttcattaaccataaggattagggttacacgacttaagtaatgcccaacaagggctacaagatggatcgggtatggattcAGACCCAGTCCCGAGacccgtctaacatacttcaacactcccgctcaagttgggcatacatatcaaacatgcccaacttggatacatttctctcgaatgaagttgaagatagagctttcgtcagaacatcagctgtttggtcttcagatctcatgtaaggaagtacaagttctttagcatcaattctctctcgaattaaatgtcggtcaatctcaacatgctttgttctgtcatgaagcacagggttgttggccaagttgattgcagacttgttatcgcaatacatcttcattggttcttcaacctttataccaatatccgtcaacaatacttttagccacaaaagctctgaaactcccatagccactgctctgtattctgcttcagcactggaacgagaacacacatcttgccttttacttctccacactatgagattccctcccaaatagatacaataaccagaggtggacctcttagtgtcaatacagcctgcctagtctgcatctgaataaccttcaatcccaagagtgtcttgcttgacatacaaaagacctttgccaggatttctcttcaagtagcacaagatactgtcaacagccttcaagtgggcattcgtgggagcatgcatgaactgactcatcacattcacaacaaaggtaaatcaggtctagtgagagtaagataaatcaacttccctacaagacattgatatcttcttttggcctcttcacagataggctccccatctctaagacttaACTTATGGCCAGCAtatagaggagtagaagctgttCTACACCCTAATTTCCCAGTCTCTTTTAACAAATCTAgggtgtacttccgttgatttagcacgaggctagtcccagacctagcaatttcaatgccaagaaaatatttcaacttaccaaggtccttgagattaaactcgatcgccaacagtttctttaacttaattatttcatcttcatcatcacctgtgacaatcatatcatcaacatataccaacaaaatagtaaccttttgtttatttctcttcacaaagagtgtatgatctccattcccttgatggtatccacattgtctcatgacaagtctaagtcgttcaaaccatgctcgaggagattgcttgagcccatataaagctttccttaacttgcaacattttccaggttcctcatatcctggaggcatacacatatatacttcctcttcaaggtctccattgagaaatgcattcttgacatcaagttggtacatcttccactccttcatcacaactaaggagataatgactctgacagtcttcatcttcgcaacaggagcaaaggtctccaaataatcaatcccatatttctgactaaacccctgggccacaagacgagctttgtatctttcaacacttccatctggtttgtacttgatggtgtagacccacttatatccaaccaagtgagccgccttaGGAATCTTTataacttcccatgtcatgtttcttctcagggcttccatctcttcttgcattgcataagtccacttgggatcacttcgagcctcagcaacattcctgggaatcatagccaaagaaagagaagatacaaaacatttgtagttcttgctcagtctagaatatgaaacaaaattaccaataggatgttgagtacatgacctgacaccctttcgcagggcgatgggaagctcttcacttgcaataacagtctgaatctcttcttcaacaggttgcttctgagcacgacttgggtcatccagggaaggactaactggattgggagcagaattctcaccacctatCATCTCCTCAGTACAGACTCTTCGCCTAAAAtaaacttgcccaaacagacgattgcattcctctcctgccccagtagaacactctccatttttctcttgttcaagcacctcaatagAAGGACCAATGGATTCACGCCTGTAGTCTAAAAAAACTGTAAACAGAATTTCTTGACTCGAAGAATAttcttcctttgacatagaattctccccctgaagaggattctcaccaaaataggaagtatgttcaaggaaagtcacatctttggtaacataggcacgaccagtggaagggttcccgacacttataccctttttgagtgggagaataacctagaaatacgcccttaatagaccttggatcaagctttttaatgtgaggactatgattaTGAATAAAGCAAAGACTCcccggtaacatagagtgaggcgtctgcccattcaacacacgactaggcaaacgGTTTATAaaatacgcactggtcaacacagcatccccccaataccttttaggaacatgacgttgaaaaagaagagctcgagtcatattcaataactgacgattctttcgttcaacaactccattttgaggaggagtataactacaagaagtctcatgaacaattccttTTTGTCGAAAGAAgttatcaacagactgacacatatactcacgagcattgtcagatcgaaaggtcttaacagatgctctatattgagtttccacataagcaatgaaagtctctatggcAATAGGAACTTCACTAtggtctttcaacaagtagacaatagtgtgacgagaacaatcatctataaaggtgataaaatactgaaaaccatgataagaaggaatccctgaaggcccccacacatcagaatgaatcatggcaaataccccattagaccgatggctagacaaaggatatgaagccctaacatgtttggccaggtgacagacatcacaggacaccatagtcatatctaacctggaacataaatcaggaaacaactgtctaagaattccaaaaggcaggtgtccaaggcgctcatgccaccgtagaagcaaTTGAAGGGACTCCTCTCTGTTCTTCGTTGCTTgactgactgccgtcatgagagcctgagcagtacGCATGGGTAAGCGATATAGCCCGTCATAAGtcagaccaatcccaatcctcttccctgtcaccaagtcctgcataacacaacgatcagcagaaaaaattagttcgcaattcaactcttttgtaatcttgctaaccgacaagaggttcaagggaagatggggaacatgtagagcattgtggacaaagaacttgttcaaaagtgggagattccctttcccagccacagagatagaggaaccattagcaagagaaacacgttcctttcctgacgaaagcttatacccatgaaagactttaggatcgccggtcatgtggtgagtagcgccactgtcgatgatccactctcccataggggaatccgccatcacgtcgatcgaacacccaaatttctccTGCAGTGACAAAGGGCAGCCGCGGC
This genomic interval carries:
- the LOC126410366 gene encoding LOW QUALITY PROTEIN: photosystem II D2 protein-like (The sequence of the model RefSeq protein was modified relative to this genomic sequence to represent the inferred CDS: inserted 1 base in 1 codon; deleted 1 base in 1 codon; substituted 2 bases at 2 genomic stop codons) gives rise to the protein MTIALGRFTKEENDLFYIMDDWLRRDQFVFVGWSCLLLXPCSYFTLGGWFTGTTFVPLWYNHGLDNSYLEGCNFLTTSVSTPANSLVHFLLLLWGSKAQQNFTRWCQLGGLWTFVTLHGTFGLIGIMLHQFEFARSIQLRPYNVIAISGPIVVFVSIFLIYPLGQSGWFFAPSFGVTAIFQFIIFFQGFHNWTLNPFHMIGLAGVLGAALLCAIHGATIENTLFKDGDGANTFHAFNPTQAEETYSMVVANRFWSQIYGVAFSNKHRLHFFMLFVQVTSLXMSALRVVGLALNLRAXDFISQKIHAAKDPKFETFYTKNILLNEGIRAWMVAQDQPHENLIFPKEVLPHGNAL